The following proteins are co-located in the Maridesulfovibrio bastinii DSM 16055 genome:
- the eutC gene encoding ectoine utilization protein EutC, with product MAEITILSEQELRKFIKLDENAINCVEQAFKTLSSGRAVMPPVLRLDIEEYNGEVDVKTAYMPGMDCFAIKVSPGFFDNPKRGLPSLNGMMVLLNAKTGIPEALLLDNGYLTAVRTAAAGAVAAKWLSRKNSTTAAIMGAGEQGRLQLKALKLVRDIKTASIWARSIEKAQLAAAELSEDLGIKITAYSDAEKAVKGADIIVTATPATAPVFFKEMLEPGQHVTAMGSDAGHKNEIDPKAIAATDIYAADSLSQTEILGELHHALEAGTIKSEQNLCELGAIISGTAAGRCSSESITIADLTGTGVQDTAIANLALNRARTLGTGTQFNA from the coding sequence ATGGCCGAAATAACAATTCTTTCGGAACAGGAACTCCGCAAATTCATAAAACTGGATGAAAACGCAATAAATTGTGTGGAACAGGCCTTTAAAACTCTTTCCTCCGGCAGGGCTGTCATGCCGCCTGTTCTTCGTCTTGATATTGAAGAATACAATGGTGAGGTTGATGTAAAAACAGCCTACATGCCCGGCATGGACTGCTTTGCAATCAAAGTCAGTCCCGGTTTTTTCGATAATCCCAAGCGAGGGCTGCCCAGCCTTAACGGAATGATGGTTCTGTTAAACGCAAAAACAGGAATACCTGAAGCCCTCCTTCTTGATAACGGCTATCTCACAGCAGTCAGAACTGCCGCAGCAGGGGCTGTAGCCGCCAAATGGCTTTCCCGGAAAAATTCCACCACCGCAGCGATTATGGGAGCCGGAGAACAGGGACGATTGCAGCTCAAGGCTCTGAAACTTGTCCGCGATATCAAAACAGCTTCAATATGGGCCCGTTCGATAGAGAAAGCCCAGCTGGCAGCGGCAGAATTATCTGAAGATCTGGGCATAAAAATCACTGCGTATTCAGATGCTGAAAAAGCTGTAAAAGGTGCGGATATCATCGTCACGGCCACCCCTGCCACAGCACCTGTATTTTTTAAAGAAATGCTCGAACCCGGACAGCATGTAACTGCAATGGGTTCCGATGCCGGGCATAAAAATGAAATAGACCCCAAGGCAATCGCCGCGACAGATATTTATGCGGCGGATTCCCTCAGCCAGACTGAAATACTTGGAGAATTACACCACGCCCTTGAAGCCGGAACTATAAAATCAGAACAGAACCTGTGTGAACTGGGAGCGATCATCTCAGGAACAGCCGCAGGACGCTGTTCATCAGAATCCATAACTATTGCAGACTTAACCGGAACAGGAGTTCAGGACACCGCCATAGCCAATCTGGCATTAAACCGTGCCCGGACTCTCGGAACCGGAACACAATTCAACGCTTAA